Below is a genomic region from Pseudomonas berkeleyensis.
TGATCGAGGCGCTGGCCGGCTTCAGTCAGCGCAGCGGCCTGCCGACGCGGCTGCGCGATGCGGGTGTGAGTGAGGCGATGTTGCCCACGCTGGCGGCGGACGCCATGCTGCAGCAGCGTCTGCTGGTGAACAATCCGCGTGAAATGAACGAGCAGCAGGCGCTGGCCATCTACCAGGCGGCTTACTGATTTAGGTCGCGGCTAAAGCCCCTCCCACAGATCCGCAAGCTTTGTGGGAGGGGCTTTAGCCGCGATTCCAACCCAAGGATCATCGATGAACCAACCCCAACACCTGCGTGGCGACTACCGCCACTTCCAGCCGATCACCACGCGCTGGCACGACAACGACATCTATGGCCACGTGAATAACGTGACCTACTACAGCTACTTCGACAGTGCGGTGAATGCCTACCTGATCGCCGAAGGCGGCCTGGATATCCATGGCGGTGCGGTGGTGGGTTTCGTGGTCAGCTCCAGCTGCGACTACTTCGCCTCCATCGCTTTCCCCGATGCCATCGAGGTCGGGCTGCGGGTTGGCAAGCTGGGTAACAGTTCGGTGCAGTACGAGCTGGCGATTTTCAAGGCAGGCGAGGAGCAGGCCTGCGCCGCCGGGCGTTTCGTCCATGTGTTCGTCGACCGGGCGAGCAATCGTCCCGTCGCGATACCCGAGACCTTGCGTGCAGCGATGGCGGCATTGCTGATGGATTGAAAGTGGTGCGCACGGCCTATCCAATGGCTCACCGGCGTAGGATGCGCCGTGCTCACCTTTGGGGCCGGAGTGCTAGGCTGAGGGGCAATCATTCGCCAGGAAGTGCCCATGTCCGATCTCGAGCGCGAACAGGCGCAGCAGCGCGCCGCGCGCATCGCCGCCTTCCGCGAGGAACTGGCCGAATTGCGCCAGGAGCAGGTGTTGCAACTGAACGAGGCGCAGGAGCAGGCCGTCGCCAACCATCATCGCCAATTGCTGGCGCACTTTCGCCAGACGCTGGATATCGACGCCGATGACCGCGCTCGCCAGTTGTCGTTGGGCATGCGCTTGGCCTCGCTGTTCGGCGCGCTGGCCCTGGCGGCCGGGCTGTTCTTTCTGTTCTACCAGTTCTGGGGATTGTTCGACGCCTTCGCGCAGGTCGCCATCCTGGTCGGCAGTGCCTTGGGCAGCCTGCTGCTGTGCTTCTGGCTGCAGGCGCGTGATGCTTCTGGCTACTACGCCAAGCTGGCCGCCGTGCTGGCGTTCGTCTGCTTCGTACTGAACCTGTCGATGCTCGGGCAGATCTTCAATATCACCCCTTCGGACAAGGCCCTGCTGCCCTGGGGAGCGTTGGCCCTGCTGCTGGCCTACCAATGCCGCCAGCGATTGCTGTTGCTGGTGGCGCTGCTTTGCTTCGGTCTGTTCATAGCGGCACGCATGGGCGATTGGGCGGGTTGGCACTGGTGGTCGCTGGGTGAACGGCCGGAGCTGTTCATGCCGCTGGTGGTGCTTCTGCTCGTGCCGCAGTGGTTCGAGCAGCAGCGTTATCCGGGGTTCGCTGCCTGCTACCGGGTCATGGGGTTGCTCTACCTGCTTGGCCCGATCCTGGCGCTGTCCTACTGGGGGCGTGGCAGCTACCTCGACTGGTCGACGGGCTGGATCGAGGCGTTCTACCAGACGCTCGGTTCCCTTCTGGCTGGGTTCACGGTATGGCTGGGCATTCGTCGTGGCTGGGGCGAAGTGATCAATACCGGCCTGGTCTTTGCTCTGATCATGCTCTTCGCCAAGCTGTTCGACTGGTGGTGGCAACTGCTGCCGCGCTACCTGTTCTTCCTCCTGCTCGGTTTGATCGCCGTGCTGTTGCTGGTGGTGTTGCAACGCTGGCGGCGCAGCGCGCCTGGAGGTGCGCAATGAAGCGGGCAGTGTGGCTTGGTCTCGGCGTGGTGCTGCTGAGCAATGCCGTCGCCCTCGGCGGCGTCTGGTACAACCGCAGCGGCGAGCCCGAGGCGCAACTGCTGCTCAGCGAGCGCGAGCTGCAGCGCGTCTACGGTGGTTGGTTGCGTGATGAGGACGATGGCGTACTGCGCCTGCAACTGAGCTGGCAACGCCTAGGTGATGACTGGCAACTGCCCTGGCTGGACGAGGCCAAGCTGCACGAGCTGGGTTTCTCTGCCACCGATGAACAAGCCCTGAATAGACAGCCAGCGCGTGAAGTCTGGTTGGTTCTGGAGCTGGATGGAGCGCTGTATCGCCGTCAGGTCGAAGAGGCGCGGCAGGCTCTGAGCGTGGCCGAAGCTGAATTACGCGCCAAGCCTGAGAGCGAGGTGTTGCAGCAGGAGCGTGACGATCGTCAGCGACGCCTGCAATTCGTCGAGCAGCAGGCCAGCCGTCTGATGCTGGTGGATGCGGGTGTGGATGAGCAGGTACTGCGCCAGCGTTGGCCGGATCGGCAGCGTCAGGTCTTACTGGCCGGGCGTATCGAGCCCTATCGCCACGGTGAGGAGGCCGGCTATGGCGCCACCATTCGTCTGGAGAACGACCGCCTGAGCGTGCCCTACGCCTATCGCGAGCTGGCGCGCGGCTGGGAGCGCAGCTACGAACAGACGGGGTTCAAGGCGCAGGTCGAAGTTGCCTTCGGTCGTCGCCATGAACCCTGGGTGCTCAGCATCCGTCAGTGACGGCGCCAGTGCTTGCCGTGCTTCTTGTGTTTCTTGCCATGGTGGTGCTTGCCGCGACGATCATCGTCGTAGCTGGCGTTGCCCATGTAGTTGCCTAGCGCGCCACCGGCGCCACCGCCAACTGCCGCACCGACCACGCCGCCGGTGTTACCACCGACCTGCTGACCGACCACGTTACCGCCAGCCGCGCCCAGAGCGCCGCCAATGGCGGCTTCGGTACGACTGCGGCGGTCGGCGCCAACCATGCTGCCGGCTGCGCCACCGAGACCCGCGCCAACTGCTGCGCCGGTGTTGCCTCCGACCTGCTGGCCAACCATCGCCCCCACGGCACCACCCAGTGCGCCGCCTAGGCCGGCCTCGGTATTGCCGGCAAAGGCAAAACCGCCGCTGGTCAGGCCAAGGGAAAGAAAGAAGAGTTGCAGAGACTTCATGGACACCTCGATTACAGAAACCGCCAGATGGCGAGCGTTACGCCATTGACCGGCGATTCCTGTACGAGGTTCCTGGCCGCCGGTCAGCTCGCTGCGCTGCTGCCCAGCAGATTGCCGCCGCTGGCCGCCTGCAAACGGATGGCGACGAACTTGCTGGTCGGTGTGCTGCTGCCGACACCGGCACTTTCCAGCGGCACCAGCGGGTTGGCCTCGGGGAAGTAGGCCGCTGCCTGGCCTGCCGGAATGTCGAAGGCGAGCAGGGTGAAACTGCTCACCCGGCGCTCGATGCCATCGTTCCACAGCGAGCGGATGTCCACCTTCTGCCCGGGCTTGAAGCCCAGACGGAGGATATCCGCTTCGTTGGCGAAGAGCACGTCACGCTGGCCACGCACGCCGCGGTAACGGTCGTCGAGACCGTATACCGTGGTGTTGTACTGGTCGTGCGAGCGCAGGGTCTGCAGGATCAGATCCGGTGTTTCACCGCTTTCGCGTACCTGCGGTGGCAGCAGGTCGGCGAGCAGCGCATTGGCCTTGAAGTTGGCCTTACCGGACGCCGTCTTCCACTGCCGAGCCCCGGCCGAGTTGCCAAGGTAGAAGCCGCCAGGGTGAGCGACGCGCTGGTTGAAGTCGTGGAAGCCGGGAATGGTGTCGGCGATCAGGTCGCGGATGCGGTCGTAGTCGGCGATCAGCGCGTCCCAATCCACCGGGTGGTTGCCCAGGGTGGCCTTGGCAATGCCGGCGACGATGGCCGGCTCCGAGCGCATCTCGCTACCGGAAAGCGGTTCGAGCTGGCCATAGGAGGCGTGGATCATGCTGAACGAATCTTCCACCGTCACCGCCTGCGGGCCACTGGCCTGATGGTCGATGTCGGTACGACCCAGGCACGGCAGGATCAGCGCATCGCGGCCGACAGTGAGGTGGCTGCGGTTGAGCTTGGTGCTGATCTGCACGGTGAGGTCGCAGCTCTGCAGCGCCTGATGAGTGCGTGGGCTGTCCGGCGTGGCCTGGGCGAAGTTGCCGCCGAGGCCGATGAATACCTTGGCCTGACCGTCGATCATGGCGTTGATCGCCTCGACCGTGTTGTGACCGTTCTCGCGAGGCACCGTGAACTGGAAGCGCTTTTCGATGGCATCGAGCAGCGCCACCGGTGGGCGGTCGTTGATGCCCATGGTGCGGTCGCCCTGCACGTTGCTGTGGCCGCGCACCGGGCACAGGCCGGCGCCGGGGCGGCCGAGGTTGCCGCGCAGCAGCTGCAGGTTGACGATTTCCTGGATGGTGGCCACCGAATGGTGGTGCTGGGTGATGCCCATGGCCCAGCAGATGATCACCCGCTCGGCGCGACGGTACATGCGCGCGGCCTGTTCGATCTCCAGCAGGCTCAGGCCGGACTGGGCTTCCAGCGCTTGCCAACTGGTGTCGTCGAGCAGCTTCAGGTAGGCATCGACCCCGTCGGTGTGCTCGGCGATGAAGGCATGGTCGAAGACCGCCGGCTCACCTTTGGCTTGTGCCTCGCGCTCCCACAACAGGAGGAACTTGGCGATACCGCGCATGGCAGCCATGTCGCCACCCAGGGCTGGGCGGAAGAACGCGGTATTCAGTGGTTCGGAGCCGTTGGTGAGCATCTCCAGCGCGTGCTGTGGATGCTGGAAACGCTCCAGACCGCGCTCCTTCAGCGGGTTGAAGCAGACCACCTGGGCGCCGCGTTTGACTGCTTCACGCAGCGGTTCGAGCATGCGCGGGTGGTTGGTGCCGGGGTTCTGGCCGAGCACGAAGATGGCGTCGGCATGTTCGAAGTCGGCGAAAGTCACGCTGCCCTTGCCGATACCCACGCTCTGGCCCAGGGCGACGCCGCTGGCCTCGTGGCACATGTTCGAGCAGTCGGGGAAGTTGTTGGTGCCGTAGGCGCGCACGAACAGCTGGTAGAGAAACGCTGCTTCGTTACTGGCGCGGCCGGAGGTATAGAACTCGGCGTGATCCGGGCTTGGCAATGCTTTGAGGTGCTGGGCGATCAGGGCGAATGCCTCGTCCCAGCTGGTCTGCACGTAGCGGTCGGTGGCGGCGTCATAGCGCATCGGGTGAGTCAGGCGACCCTGGTATTCGAGCCAGTAGTCACTCTGCTCACGCAACTGGCTGACCGTGTAACGGGCGAAGAAGGACGCGTCCACGCGGCGTTTGGTGGCTTCCCAGTTGACCGCCTTGGCGCCGTTCTCGCAGAACTTGATATGGCCGTCCTCGGGCGAATCGCCCCAGGCGCAACCGGGGCAGTCGAAGCCGCCGTTCTGGTTGGTCTTGAGCAGCGCGCGCAGGTTCTTGAACGGCTGTTTGCTGTCCAGCCAGAAACGGGTGACGCTCTTCAACGCGCCCCAGCCGGCGGCCGGGCCGCTGTAGGGTTTATAACGCGGGTCGATGGGTTGCAGGCTCATGGTCGTTCTTCTTCGTCAGGCGCAGGGCTATAGACCCGCGGCGTGCTGTGATGAGGCAGGTGGATCAGGTTGAGGCGATGGCGCCGCGCCCATTCCACGGTCAGGGCGGTGGGGGCGGACAGGCTCACCAGGGTGCCGATGCCAGCGCGTACCGCCTTGTGCAGCAGCTCCAGGCTGCAGCGGCTGGTGACCAGGGCAAAGCCACCGTGAATGTCGATACGTTCGCGGGCGATGGCGCCGATCAGCTTGTCCAGGGCGTTGTGGCGGCCGATGTCTTCGCGGCACAGACGAATCTCGCCGCTGGCGTCAATGAACAGAGCGGCATGCAGCGCGCCGCTGTGGCGTGCCAGCTTTTGCTGATCACCGATACGTTCGCGCAGGCCTTGCAGGTGTTCGAGTGGCGGCAAGGTTGCGCCAGGCAGTGCCTTCAGTGCCGGCAGTGCCTGTTCCAGCGCATCTACGCCGCACAGGCCACAGCCGCTGGTGCCAGCCATCTGCCGGCGTTGCTGCTTGAGCGCCCAGAAG
It encodes:
- a CDS encoding DUF2157 domain-containing protein, which produces MSDLEREQAQQRAARIAAFREELAELRQEQVLQLNEAQEQAVANHHRQLLAHFRQTLDIDADDRARQLSLGMRLASLFGALALAAGLFFLFYQFWGLFDAFAQVAILVGSALGSLLLCFWLQARDASGYYAKLAAVLAFVCFVLNLSMLGQIFNITPSDKALLPWGALALLLAYQCRQRLLLLVALLCFGLFIAARMGDWAGWHWWSLGERPELFMPLVVLLLVPQWFEQQRYPGFAACYRVMGLLYLLGPILALSYWGRGSYLDWSTGWIEAFYQTLGSLLAGFTVWLGIRRGWGEVINTGLVFALIMLFAKLFDWWWQLLPRYLFFLLLGLIAVLLLVVLQRWRRSAPGGAQ
- the fdhD gene encoding formate dehydrogenase accessory sulfurtransferase FdhD; protein product: MAKPAAQPHIASAYAYAELGDGRAQHAALAEECALAISYNDLNQAVMMVSPHHLEDFAVGFSLGNDLIKSIDDIYDIQLRGIGDSREARLQVSSRAFWALKQQRRQMAGTSGCGLCGVDALEQALPALKALPGATLPPLEHLQGLRERIGDQQKLARHSGALHAALFIDASGEIRLCREDIGRHNALDKLIGAIARERIDIHGGFALVTSRCSLELLHKAVRAGIGTLVSLSAPTALTVEWARRHRLNLIHLPHHSTPRVYSPAPDEEERP
- a CDS encoding acyl-CoA thioesterase, with protein sequence MNQPQHLRGDYRHFQPITTRWHDNDIYGHVNNVTYYSYFDSAVNAYLIAEGGLDIHGGAVVGFVVSSSCDYFASIAFPDAIEVGLRVGKLGNSSVQYELAIFKAGEEQACAAGRFVHVFVDRASNRPVAIPETLRAAMAALLMD
- a CDS encoding FdhF/YdeP family oxidoreductase — encoded protein: MSLQPIDPRYKPYSGPAAGWGALKSVTRFWLDSKQPFKNLRALLKTNQNGGFDCPGCAWGDSPEDGHIKFCENGAKAVNWEATKRRVDASFFARYTVSQLREQSDYWLEYQGRLTHPMRYDAATDRYVQTSWDEAFALIAQHLKALPSPDHAEFYTSGRASNEAAFLYQLFVRAYGTNNFPDCSNMCHEASGVALGQSVGIGKGSVTFADFEHADAIFVLGQNPGTNHPRMLEPLREAVKRGAQVVCFNPLKERGLERFQHPQHALEMLTNGSEPLNTAFFRPALGGDMAAMRGIAKFLLLWEREAQAKGEPAVFDHAFIAEHTDGVDAYLKLLDDTSWQALEAQSGLSLLEIEQAARMYRRAERVIICWAMGITQHHHSVATIQEIVNLQLLRGNLGRPGAGLCPVRGHSNVQGDRTMGINDRPPVALLDAIEKRFQFTVPRENGHNTVEAINAMIDGQAKVFIGLGGNFAQATPDSPRTHQALQSCDLTVQISTKLNRSHLTVGRDALILPCLGRTDIDHQASGPQAVTVEDSFSMIHASYGQLEPLSGSEMRSEPAIVAGIAKATLGNHPVDWDALIADYDRIRDLIADTIPGFHDFNQRVAHPGGFYLGNSAGARQWKTASGKANFKANALLADLLPPQVRESGETPDLILQTLRSHDQYNTTVYGLDDRYRGVRGQRDVLFANEADILRLGFKPGQKVDIRSLWNDGIERRVSSFTLLAFDIPAGQAAAYFPEANPLVPLESAGVGSSTPTSKFVAIRLQAASGGNLLGSSAAS
- a CDS encoding DUF4824 family protein, yielding MKRAVWLGLGVVLLSNAVALGGVWYNRSGEPEAQLLLSERELQRVYGGWLRDEDDGVLRLQLSWQRLGDDWQLPWLDEAKLHELGFSATDEQALNRQPAREVWLVLELDGALYRRQVEEARQALSVAEAELRAKPESEVLQQERDDRQRRLQFVEQQASRLMLVDAGVDEQVLRQRWPDRQRQVLLAGRIEPYRHGEEAGYGATIRLENDRLSVPYAYRELARGWERSYEQTGFKAQVEVAFGRRHEPWVLSIRQ